The Triticum aestivum cultivar Chinese Spring chromosome 7B, IWGSC CS RefSeq v2.1, whole genome shotgun sequence genome window below encodes:
- the LOC123156231 gene encoding peroxidase P7 codes for MPSSRAPCWVALLLFVALVATANGSELFAGYYEKTCPNVQHVVRSVMASRVAAQPRMAPAVLRLFFHDCFINGCDASILLDATPFSPGEKDVKPNASLTGYTVIDDIKSALEHDCPATVSCADVIALASRDAVALLGGPTWSVPLGRKDSRFAADPESTKKGLPSPKDDLAELVTMFAELNLDARDMTALSGAHTVGMANCETYRDRVYGPNGDIDPSFAQTTRQTCQGTSGKAPFDAQTPMRFDNAYYRNLIARRGLLTSDQTLYGGGGLQDNLVEMYSADGEAFTRDFAKAMVKMGNIPPPKGMPVEVRLKCSMANH; via the exons ATGCCGTCCTCCAGGGCCCCTTGTTGGGTCGCGCTGCTCCTCTTCGTTGCTCTGGTTGCCACCGCCAATGGCAGCGAGCTCTTCGCGGGTTACTACGAGAAGACGTGCCCCAACGTGCAGCATGTCGTGCGGTCAGTGATGGCGAGCAGGGTCGCCGCCCAGCCGAGGATGGCGCCGGCcgtcctccgcctcttcttccatGACTGCTTCATCAAC GGATGCGATGCTTCCATTCTCCTGGACGCAACTCCCTTCTCCCCCGGCGAGAAGGATGTGAAGCCGAACGCCTCCCTCACCGGCTACACCGTCATCGACGACATCAAGTCCGCGCTAGAGCACGACTGCCCGGCCACTGTCTCCTGCGCCGACGTCATCGCCCTTGCGTCCCGCGACGCAGTCGCCCTGCTCGGAGGTCCCACCTGGAGCGTGCCCCTCGGCCGCAAGGATTCGCGCTTCGCCGCCGACCCGGAGTCCACCAAGAAAGGCCTCCCCAGCCCCAAAGACGACCTCGCCGAGCTAGTCACCATGTTCGCAGAGCTCAACCTCGACGCTCGTGACATGACCGCGCTCTCCGGTGCCCACACTGTCGGGATGGCCAACTGCGAGACCTACAGGGACCGTGTCTACGGCCCCAATGGCGACATCGACCCCTCCTTCGCACAGACCACGCGACAGACGTGCCAGGGTACTTCTGGTAAGGCGCCGTTCGACGCGCAGACGCCGATGAGGTTCGACAACGCTTACTACCGGAACCTTATCGCGCGGCGTGGTCTCCTCACCTCCGACCAGACCCTATACGGCGGTGGAGGTCTGCAGGACAATCTCGTGGAGATGTATAGCGCCGACGGTGAGGCGTTCACGAGGGACTTCGCCAAGGCCATGGTGAAGATGGGAAACATACCTCCGCCCAAAGGAATGCCAGTGGAGGTGAGGCTCAAGTGCTCCATGGCCAACCACTGA
- the LOC123156232 gene encoding U3 small nucleolar RNA-associated protein 14, with product MGGTKPNPKARTNTLAPRGSRGTGRGRGRGRGRGGAGRPGEKRSHGPHLPNKLRRELESLGPARDRGSDDDDDDEDDVVGEDVYEYEEGVPEEEARKNDRYDAVAKYEYDFDSDDSNADEDVPSDEGEDMEEDDDGDMDEEKQIRILQETTGMPREAFDGNRKKKEKKQAQELLLQPGDGPVTIHDLLDNIQDKPGYSKIRKMVQQQEKKPMVVQPPLPKGQRDKMDRSVAYVLSKKEIGKWERIVKDNREAATLRFENDLNLGVDTVGAIASKFEPRSSFEKQMAGVFNNTEIMEAHKNDGAKILELNKMEVEDVRERQNRLAKMRSLLFRHEMKAKRVKKIKSRTYHRLMKKDKLKAADLEADPEAAKDSAKKLEFKRAEERMTLKHKNNSKWAKRILKRGLSVQDDGTRDAITAQLQQHALLTRKMNSIKDGSSSSDESSDDDDDDEDEDESKLEAKLLNRGKEKIRKVIEEDNEIPKSGVFSLPFMERAMKKRADATYEQTRLDYEELEESLRKLEDDNTEENVDSMKVTGKRTFGPVKRAHEEANKRPKLGDADKNSDSEYDSDSGQHFDSSEVNKKAEYANNKADDVQLGTALLDNEQQNDLYVSFDGTRKSQGPKTDIEVRMLADNSWKKVKNSKTNGGNNIKESGNKSKVQIPSVDSNPKPQNSDSDSEEEMVDGFLTVSDEKETYELPSQADLIRQAFAGDDVEAEFEDEKVKALNEEDPEPEEPALVPGWGQWTHVQQKRGLPSWMVKEHEDAKRKREETLKSRKDAKLKHVIISEHVDKKAEKLLATNLPFPYTSNDVYENSMRMPLGPDFNPAISLSALNRPAIVKKPGVVIKPIQYGEIDPHEKPDELKRVIQRVKPNPNIKKASAKQAKRTASHRRN from the exons ATGGGCGGAACGAAGCCCAACCCGAAGGCGAGAACCAATACCCTGGCCCCCAGGGGATCACGCGGCACCGGGAGGGGCCGtggcaggggcaggggcaggggcGGGGCGGGGAGGCCCGGGGAGAAGCGCAGCCACGGGCCTCATCTTCCCAACAAGCTGCGCCGGGAGCTCGAGTCGCTGGGACCTGCCCGCGACCGGggctccgacgacgacgacgacgacgaggatgacgtgGTGGGCGAGGACGTGTACGAGTACGAGGAGGGGGTgcccgaggaggaggcgcgcaagAACGACCGCTACGACGCCGTCGCCAAGTACGAGTACGACTTCGACAGCGACGACTCCAACGCG GACGAGGATGTGCCTTCGGATGAAGGCGAGGATATGGAAGAAGATGATGACGGAGATATGGATGAGGAGAAGCAGATAAGAATACTCCAGGAAACGACAGGAATGCCTAGAGAAGCCTTCGATG GCaataggaagaagaaggagaagaaacagGCACAGGAGCTGCTTTTGCAGCCTGGAGATGGTCCGGTAACAATTCATGATCTCTTGGATAATATCCAGGATAAGCCTGGGTATAGCAAGATACGTAAGATGGTCCAGCAGCAGGAGAAAAAGCCAATGGTCGTGCAGCCCCCACTTCCAAAAGGGCAGAGGGACAAGATGGACCGTAGTGTGGCATACGTCCTATCCAAGAAGGAAATCGGCAAGTGGGAGCGGATAGTGAAGGACAACCGGGAAGCTGCCACGCTTCGCTTTGAAAATGATTTGAACTTAGGTGTCGATACTGTTGGGGCAATTGCTAGCAAATTTGAACCAAGGTCATCATTTGAGAAGCAGATGGCTGGTGTGTTTAACAACACAGAAATTATGGAAGCACACAAGAATGATGGTGCTAAAATCTTGGAACTTAACAAG ATGGAGGTGGAGGATGTGAGAGAGCGTCAAAATCGTCTTGCTAAAATGCGCAGCCTTCTGTTTCGTCATGAAATGAAAGCAAAACGTGTGAAGAAGATTAAGTCCAGGACTTACCACCGGTTGATGAAGAAGGACAAGCTGAAGGCAGCAGACTTGGAGGCAGATCCTGAAGCTGCAAAAGACTCTGCTAAGAAACTAGAATTTAAGCGTGCGGAG GaaaggatgacactgaagcacaagaATAATTCGAAATGGGCAAAGCGAATCTTGAAGCGTGGCTTGTCTGTTCAAGACGATGGCACTCGAGATGCTATTACAGCACAACTCCAACAGCATGCTCTTCTTACTAGAAAAATGAATTCCATAAAAGATGGATCTAGTAGTAGTGATGAAAGttctgatgacgacgacgatgatgaagacgaagATGAAAGCAAATTAGAAGCAAAGCTTCTGAACAGAGGGAAAGAAAAGATTCGTAAAGTGATTGAAGAAGATAATGAGATTCCAAAGTCTGGAGTTTTTTCATTGCCTTTCATG GAGCGTGCTATGAAAAAGCGTGCAGATGCAACTTATGAGCAAACACGGCTAGATTATGAAGAATTGGAGGAATCCTTAAGGAAATTGGAGGATGACAACACCGAGGAGAATGTAGATTCAATGAAGGTGACAGGTAAAAGAACTTTTGGGCCTGTGAAAAGGGCACATGAAGAGGCAAACAAGAGGCCAAAATTAGGTGATGCTGACAAGAACAGTGACAGTGAGTATGACTCTGACTCTGGTCAACATTTCGACAGCAGTGAAGTAAATAAGAAGGCAGAATATGCAAATAACAAGGCAGATGATGTCCAACTTGGGACTGCACTGCTCGACAATGAACAACAGAATGATCTATACGTT AGCTTTGATGGTACTAGAAAAAGCCAAGGCCCAAAGACAGACATTGAAGTTCGAATGTTAGCCGATAATTCGTGGAAGAAG GTCAAAAATAGCAAAACAAATGGTGGTAACAATATTAAAGAGAGTGGCAATAAATCCAAAGTGCAGATCCCTTCTGTGGATTCAAACCCTAAG CCTCAAAATTCTGATTCAGATTCTGAGGAAGAGATGGTTGACGGTTTCTTGACTGTCTCTGATGAAAAGGAAACTTATGAACTTCCATCGCAAGCTGATCTTATACGTCAAGCCTTTGCTGGTGATGATGTTGAAGCTGAGTTTGAGGATGAGAAAGTGAAAGCTTTAAATGAAGAGGATCCTGAACCTGAAGAACCTGCACTTGTTCCTggttgggggcagtggactcatgTACAACAGAAAAGAGGACTTCCTTCATGGATGGTGAAAGAACATGAAGATGCCAAAAGGAAGAGGGAAGAAACCTTAAAGAGTAGGAAGGATGCAAAGCTAAAACACGTTATTATTTCTGAGCATGTTGACAAGAAG GCTGAAAAACTTTTAGCAACGAATCTTCCTTTCCCGTACACCTCAAATGATGTGTATGAAAATAGCATGCGTATGCCTCTTGGACCTGATTTCAACCCAGCAATATCACTGTCTGCTCTTAACCGACCTGCG ATTGTGAAGAAGCCTGGTGTTGTTATTAAGCCAATACAGTACGGGGAGATTGATCCGCATGAGAAGCCTGATGAGCTCAAGCGGGTCATTCAGAGAGTAAAACCGAATCCGAACATAAAGAAGGCCTCTGCGAAACAAGCGAAGAGGACAGCTTCACATCGGAGGAACTGA